attgattactggtcatgattgcctcagtaaacaccaccatcgtattggagtactgaattcacctaaatgcttactgtgcaccagagaagaggacatggagatggagcacctggctaattgtgaaacgcttaggacatttgtggaccttccatcaaaatattgggaagcaagaaggatgatgacttcattgttaaatccagagcaaaaaaaaaacacacacacacgcacgcacgcgctcgcgcgcacacacacacacacacacacacattttcacAGAAGGATCACGTAGCTGTCAAGAACGAACTGTAAAAACACTGTAGGCTGTGCATTTGTTGTTGATTACAGTGGTAATGAAGTGAATGCACAATTCAAACTTGCTCCCACAAGCTCAGTCCTTCAGGATAAATGACTTACTATTCAGAAGGCTGAGCAATGGTATAGCAACAATGAATATGGCACCCAAGTGTTTAGTGACTCACAAGTTGCGCTTAGTTCGATAAAGGACATGTTAAACTGTTTAACTTAATTCCAATCTCAGTTAGCATTATAACTACCATTAGGAAAAACCAGCAATGAAAGGGCTGACCAGCTTGCCAAGGGAGAAATATCTTCTAGTTTAAACTATGCCTATTCCAAATGTTTtcactttttttaaacaaataagaAAGAGCATGATAAAGAAGTGGGACGACAACTGAAGAATTTGCACGTCAGGATAGATAACAAAAGAGTTCTTTTTCCCCATGGTTAGATCAGATGAAAGATATATTACTGGCACCAAACTACATTGTCACTCAATTTCTAACAGGCCATGATAAATTTGGTtgttcctattttcaaaaattttacactAATGATGAAAATGCATATATAACAAAACATTACAGACTGTTCATCATCTTCTATTTGATATTTGATTGCCAATTTTCTGgatgcgcacgcacgcacacatgtTAACATCACATTTGCATGAATGTAACATTACATATtgtcctctttccaaatgttagTTAGACCTtgctattataaatattttctgtttcacATGCCATATTATTAAAAGACTGCAAACTTATTTGAATTGTTATATATTATGCTTAATTTAcctataattattgttttttactaTGATTCTAACATACCTTATGTGCAATAGTATTACTTGTAAATTTTTAAGattcaataataaataagcaatacACAACCGCAGAATACTTACCACGAAGTAGTGTAAGTACTGAAAGGAAGCAGTTGAAAATGGGAGGATAGAAATATCCTGAATCTTGTAATAAAGAATTTACTATTGTCGTTGTTAGCATTACAAACTCGGCCTGATTTTCATCAAAGTGCAGCTGCAGTTCATCTACTACCAGCTGGTTGCAGATACTTTCACACAGAGCTTCTCCATAGTTACCTGCATAATATCAAACAGCAATAAACAGTAAATTCTCAATTACGAATTTAAATATAGATTGTTTATAAGTGGATCAGTTTAACTTTTAGCCTGTGCTGATAATGAAATCAGAATaggtttatttagttattctaaTTTTTACTGTCATTATATTGTACTTACAACAAACTGATCAGTAGCatttaaaattaagtttcaaaACGTTTTCTCTTGTAACTCCTAACATAAACTccaatttattattaacattaatgtttcttgttaaatgtaataaaagtattaattttatttcatggctgcttatttgtttttaaatgttaacCATAAAAACTAAAACAATGGCTCTTCACAACTGGCTTTGACTTAATTTAtactcattttcaatttgtacgtCTCAAACATATATGCTGGCAAGTTTCCTACACAAATAAGGTAAGATTTTGAACTGATATAATACTGACCTATGAGAGTTTTACCTTCAGGATAAGACGTAAAGGCAGACAAAATTGATGCCCAATGACATACAGCCTTTTCATATTCAGTCTTCAAACGTATATCACCATCCTTCTTATATTCTTGACGAATTTGATTTAGAGTTTCCAATAAAGCCTCCACAATTTCtgagaaataaattttatatttaagtgtttattTCAAAAAACATATCACGGTTTTTGCTGCATACTATGCAAACacaaactttatttcattttataagaaGTTTTCAAGAGGATTGATGAATTACAGTTGGAAGGTGGAACAAACAAGTGGTTAGGCCAACTATACAGGTCTGTTGAACTACCTACAAAACTGAATTTTaacgtgggcgagaaatggcAGGTAAATTTTGCCTGAAGTTGTCTTATTTAGGGAAAGGATTCTTTTACATGtcataaatttttcaaagaaagccattctaatgtttttttttttactatctttAAAAATCCCTATGCTGGGTTTGAACGGCAAACCAGAAATACACATGGTAACTACTGGACTAAAGACTATCAATTTTGCATATATACACAAAAATTTGTGTGCGTGTGTATTATATAAATGGCGAGCGTCTGTCTATCTGCTCATCTCACCCTGTTCTTTGAAAACAGTACATCACAAAGAAAGGCTCTGAAGACCAAAAATGTTCTATTTTGGGAGACTATACTGGGAAAATTATTGGTTTCTTTCTCAACCCACTGTGGCACACGGAAAAATATTCTACTTCATTTTGTCGAAAAAGAGTAGGGCCTGCTACCACAGTGCGTTCATAGCTCGGCCGTCCCATGgaggccttggactgggtgaaaaTTGGCGCACCTGCcaccagagtagcgctgtagccgCAGAATGGACTGGCCGAGCTACGAATGCACTGTATAagacattaacaataatatactgtgAGTAATACTGTATGGTAGCAGACTGTGTATAGAGATGCGATTTTGCTTAAAAATATTTCTCACATTAAGCATATTGTGTTCATTTGTCTGTTTGTAATTGTAGTACATTAACTGATACATCAACAatgagtgtgtgtatgtatgtatgtatgtatgtatgtatgtatgtatgtatgtatgtatgtatgtatgtatatatatatatatatatatatatatatatatatatatattgtgttacAGTTTTAAACAGTTAAATAATCTTCTGGAATATTCGTTTCAGTAATTTGTCTGAAGAGTTATGTATTAAGTACCAGTTATTTATGTGTTAATATCTTCtcgaattttcatgtttttatccTTTGGAGACTTCTGTTTAATGAAGTGTAATTCAAATCTTCCAGAAACTTAGACTAGGTATAGGAACACTTCGATGCTGGAAACGTGATTAGTATATTGAGTCAACATTATGCCAGGTaggccaactaaaaaaaattaaagcagaAGCATAAGTCTCACAATATGGGAACATAAACGAAAATTATGGCAATGAGATAATGAAGCTTCTCATAAGAGGGATACTGAGACCTGTCGAAAATCTCGGCAGAATAAACTCAGTTTATAAAAGAAATGATACTGGCCTTTTGAGCTGTAATGAGAGAATTCACTAGCTAtgtttttcatcaataaaatAGCTCTCATGCTGAATGtcatgttatatattattttgtgaattcCCCGTTGATTTTCAACGGATTCTGATAGTTATATATgaaggccaaggattcgccatgtattacctgacatttgcctgaCAGTTGGTCAAATCCTCGGGAAAAACACAAGATATATGTATTTCCTACTTCATAAACTAATTACTTAAAAATGTACTcttcaatgttacatttatagTAAGGACAAGCTAATTCCCTACAATTATTTACCTGGAGTGGAGATGTATTTCGCAAGAAAATGATTGTTAATTGGTATGTAGCATAATGTTTCCAAAAAAGATAATGTGCCACGTAAAAGCTCCTCTGAAACATATCGAATGAAAAACAATATTAACAAAGTACAAAAGTAACCAAACATACTTTAACTCTACAAGcaagtatattaattttatttatgttaatgcCTGGTGCTTGTCTTAATATCTTCACATAAATACTTACCATTTATAGAGCTTTTAAGAATGAAGATAATGTTTGGAAACCACTTATTCATATCACACAATTCCTTTAACCATTTTGATCCTACTTCATTCTTCTGTTTATTAACTTCATCTCTTAAACTTAATGTGTGGTCTTTGGTTCTATTATTCATTAAGTCAATGTCACAAATATCTTCATCCACGTTCAGCATATGAGAACCGGTAGGCACTCTCACACTTGATTTATTAGAATCACTTAATGTGCAACTGTCTGAAACTGAATATTCAAAATCCATAGCACAACTCTGTTCACAATGTGAATTATCTGTCTGGTTTTTAACAGAATCATTTTCAGAACACGTGCTTTTGTGTTCTGAACCTTTTGTATTGTCACATACGTTATGTTCATTTCCTACTACACTAGCATCACAGGATTTAGTAAGTGAACAGTTAGAATCTGAAGTAACCACTTTGGATTCTGGCACATTTTGAAGATCTTCTGAAGATTTTTCTTCGAACTTCCTAAGATCCCAAAAACATGCTTGCAGGAGTCTCATAAGTTGCAAGAGGGTTGGTACATCAGGTATTGAAAGCAATCCCAGCAATGCAGAGATAATTACGTCACTTTGTGCTATCTCTGCACGAACATTTGCAGTGCAACTCATGTTACCAATGATACCGACCAGGATCTCCTGCAGAGAGAAAAAAACGAGACACTTGTTAAAAATACCATCTCATATCTTTACAAACTGTGATGAAGTAAAATAGAACTCACATtcaaaaatatttgggctaaccTTACATCACAAACTTTCACTAAAGAggagaattaggtacagtagCTTTCTAACTGTGCTGTTACAATGAAAGCCAATTGCAACTAAGTACATGATGTCGCCAACACATGGGCATGACGTTTACCTGTGGCATCGTTGcaagttgaattttttttctctctctcttcctccgtCATTCTTAATATTATTGAGAGATAGTGCCACTGTTTACGACAAGGTTGGTAGGGTTTGATGAAGAGATATATTAGTGTCAATTAGATACACTGTTAGTGATATGGTTAGATAGGGTTTAATGAGGGAATATATATTAGTAACAAGTAGGCTCACTGTCAGTGACAAAGTTAGATAGGATTTGATGAAGGGATATATTAGTCACAAATGCTTCGCGCAAAAATGACACAAGTGAATGTTACGTCCATTATCCCTTTGatacaatattttcatttgtcaAATTAGTCAATTTCAACGATATTCCCTGAGTCACATAATATTTTCCCTTCACTTTGCTCTAATAACGTGTTATGATATTTTCGAAAATGTGCATCTccttttagtgcattaaaaatTCCCAGTTATACTCCGTAAATCTTGCACTGTCTAGTGCAGTGAATTGTGAATTCTTATATAGTCATGCATCTTTTTCAAGCAACATTTTTATTCTCTTTTGTTTGACATGGCTCAGTACGACACGGTGACTAGAGACGAGTGTTGTCAGCACTGCTGTACTGTCTGAATTATCCACTTGTTCGCATTTTTATGGGACTATCACATAGAATCAATGCTAGTCAccacaaagaagaggaaaagcaTTTTTAAAGCCACAGTAAACAGAGCATGAGGAGCAGGAACTATAACCCTAACACAGTTTTACATAGAATATTATGCATAGAagtaaattttaacatactgttaatCGTGGTACAGTAACTTCACGTATGAGCTGAGAACTTATCCCAAGAAAATTGTAATGGACCAACAATTCCACAACATCTGGTTCAATAGTCATATCCCAAAGCAAACAAAGCTCTGTTTCCATGTCTTCTGACCATTCTTCTGAAGTAACCTGAAATAAAGTTTATATATTAACCCAGACTCGCAAATATCAGTGAAACTACACAGATATTAATATACAGACTAAGTTATATATAAAATTCCATTAACCCCTTACCacattctgggacagatatggcacataccggttttatattcatataatttataatataagcttataatatttcaaactgcatactgggacggATATGGCACAcggtcaagaattggatttgaccatatgtgacatcagttgagaaagaaagaactgcttaagttatttgaatattaaaccggtgtgtgcaagactgtcccatgcggtaaggggttaacttTACCTATactaatatccttataaactattttcACAATAGGCCCACTTGTTACTGTTTTCacgtaaaaaggtaaaggtatccccgtaacatgccatgaaggcacttggggggcatggaggtagagccccatgctttccgtgacctcggcactagaatgaggtggtgtggtcggcaccacgcaaaaaaaaaaaaagtacaatatattttaaatattcactCAGGAAGCAGTAAAAAACATGATAAAGAGCAGACaatgaagttaaaataaataaatctcaaatccattccaaaatttttataataaattcaaTTCCCCAAATTGTATGCTTAGTACATAAATTAAATTGCTGCCTGCACTCTATAGGCATCctacataaaataaaactgtttattcatttttatattatatactgtagtaTTATGGTTATTCTCAGCTGTTATTGTAAATAGAAATCCCTAGCACTATTTATTGGAGCAAATGGTTCACATTCCAATATCGACATGATGGCAGGCAGGGGAACTAGATATTGATCTTTCTTACCTTTGTCAGCTTCATTAGAATTTTGAGAACCCAACATTCACTGTACAATGTGTTTCCAATAGCATCTCCCCTCATTCTGTCAGCATCATTCAGCATTTCAACAGGAAGGGAAGGATTGCACTGTCTTCCCTCCTCAAGCAAAGGATCAGACTTATCTTCCCCTTCACTTCGTGGTTCATTcctattagaaaaatatcttcatAACTGGatacattgttattaatatcaCTTTCACTTGTTTCTATGACTTTTCAATTAATAATGCACAATATATCCAAtttcaaatacttacttactggcttttaaggaacccatcccatcctgagcaagatgaatccagtctctatcatcatatcccacctccctcaaatccattttaatattatctttccatctacgtctcggtctccccaaaggtcttttccccctctcacctcccaactaacactctatatgcatttctggattcgcccatacgtgctacatgacctgcccaaaCAGGTGTAGTGGAACTTTTCGCCCACTCTGCATATCCACAAACTCACAATGCCTACAAATTGAATAGACTGCTACTTTTCATCAAAAGGTAGTTTCCTCTTGTGTGATTTCACTTCTTTGCAGTATGAAAATGGGTATACCGGTACTGAATATtttcataggcctacattataattaaggagagtataatttaaaaaataaagatttctATTAATAGTGTCCAAAAATGGTACCACCACTTTATACATTGTCCTCAGTTTCGCAGTTACTTTAAGTTCACTTCCTTCAGAACTTCTAATAAAGCTAGTTACTTTCAACTTGATATACCTATTTAAGTTGTTTCCAGGTCTTTCTTTTTTGAAACTGAGAAAGCACACAAAAAGCAAAGCTCGAAAAAATTATCAATTAagttttcattcatagttttctgcccaaaggcaggtctttcactgcaaacccagtattctccaatctcccctattttctgccttcctcttcgtctccgcatatgatgcatATAACTTAATTATCTTGTCTattacctgatatcttcttctgtctcgaacttttctcctgatatcttcttctgtctcgaacttttctcctgatatcttcttctgtctcgaacttttcttctattctccatccatccagtgcatccttcagaaggcagtttcatctcagccagcgacccagccaattcctttttctcttcctgatcagtttcagcattattttttcggCTAAACTAGCTCTgagtagttcccttcgtattctaCTTACAcaacttgcatatacgaatctgtgacgggttaggtttggttagtttaggcttttcttATGCCTTGCATAAACGaccaactgcatctccacaaaaattccattataaattcaacgattttcactttcaaagtCACTGGAACAACCTCAGTGCTAgtttcaccattctttcttcgcctactctttccagcacagcttcatttcttattctgtctgtccatttcacacgaatTAAGTTTGATAATATTTACTGTGAAGGAAAGTAAAGTTCAGGTACAAAAACTTGGAGCACCATTTGCCAAACAGCTAGACCATCGGTAAGCCAGTTTGAATGCCAGtgagtccaagtggaatttgtgatgaacaaagacAGTGTTTTCGCGGGGTACTGTAGCTACTCTCGTTTTCCTTACTGGCATTCCACactgctccattaatcatcatgcGGTGTAGTTTGCTTTCGATACTGCATCAAGGGCAGCACAACAGCGGCGAAAGAACTAGGCACTGGTATACAGCTTCAGCAGTCATTCCTAGAGTATTTTCGTAAAAGTTAAGATAACCACCAAGGTGAAACAGGCTATATTTTCCcaggtcaaaaataaaatatggcgttGCTAGAAAAAAAAGGCCAAGTATGCAGAAAAACTCAAAATCTATCACTttgtttgaaactgttattttcaaGGAACAATATATGAATATcttaaattattgcattatactaaaacactaaccttatctaacgtaacctgtcacagattaaggaaaaggttaggttaggttagtttagggttttagtatatcttgcaaaaacaaattttagatatagtgtaaaagtggtctatatgcaacgaagtctcctagcaaattacctaaTGCAACAtaatcaaacataacctaatGAAGTCTTTAACGttcataaattaatgtaaaaagtCATCTTATCACAGAAAAATCAATGTACCATTGCAAACTTATCACTACAGAAAAATCAGTGTAATTACCACTGTAAAATTTTACATACCCATTGGAATGGAAATTTTCCCTTTTAGGTGCGTCATCCATGTCAAAATctattattagggcctatgtaGTTGATACACCATAATCCAACTTTTAGTATACGTAATTTACACATCGACGTCACAGGTGAGTATTGCTGGTTACCATAAAAAAGTGCTTCTTTGTTTACAACACATCTAGGCTATAATTAGAATGAATAATTCATGTCAGTACAGAGTATCCAGGAGTAAGATTGATATTTAAAGAACATTTTCCATACAtttcagtaattttaaatatatccCATTAAAAAATGTTCTCTTCCAATATTAAATCACttgtactttaaattaaatttgatgaAGGCGAAGTTAATATTCATTCAAATTATATCAGCATTGGCCAGATCATCAGTTACTACACAGAAAGTTTATTCTAAATTATGAACGTCTTTGATTTTTAAGTCCTGTGACGTCTATTATAGACCCTTCAGAATAACTGTTTCTTTTTAGTTACGAGAAGTTTTTGATCTCGAGATGTAAGTCTGAAAACAATTTAAACACAGCACCACAAACAGGCCTCTCAACAAATGTTTTTATAAGGTAAATTATAACTACTTTCATCCGTGACACTGTAGTGTCTGCTTATTAGATCGATGGAGTTCATATGGGAGAATTTTCCCTTTAATACAAACAATTCctcgataataatttaatttcatttaatttgaatACAAGAAAACTCTATAACAACACAACACCCAACATCACCTACTCCTactaccttgttgcataatctAGTAAGCACTACAAAATGCAAACGGCTTTGTTTCTACTAAAtacaagttaacagcttttctttattccttattgatAAACATtgtcgccatctattcataaccAAAGATTGGTAACAAGGAACAACAAGACAGCGGCTTTTTGGCACAAAATATTGCAGTTTAGACGCCTAAAAATAAGctcaaaatgtaataaattaggCACTATTTTAGTAAAGCTAGGGGCATTTTCGACACATGATCAAGGCTTCAAACCTATTTATTTCACTGAAATTATAGGTACACGAAAATACACAAAACATGGcacaaaaatgtatatttaagaaatggaggCACAcaactgtatattatataaatagtAAATACAGCTGCACAAATgtaatatattagaaaaaaactaaataattattacactttttaagttattgaaattcagttccatgctcattcTTTTCAATAATTGTCTGCGCAGTAGGCTATAcatcaccagaattttttctaaattctccacggTTAATCTTTGCTTTTTGtcagaatcattttgaaagcagaaaaaactTCTTTCTACTGAAACAGACGTGAGAggagcaaattttaaattagttaCAATGGAAACATCAGTACCTTCTGGAACATTTACATTTTCCTccatactttttccaacaatgaaaatcctacattcttatttagtaCTACATTATCCCAAATACATTTAACTTTCTTCCCTGTTTCACCCAAAGCACAATATATCTTCTGGACAttctttactattgctatttggctacaaagagattattTTTTGCATTCTAATTGCTCAATGGTTGCAGATATGAATGAAAAGTTCGATGTTATGTAACAATATCTTTTTTCACTGACGGGTCATACAGAcactctttcactgctttcacacatgcTGCAGTATCGGATTCAGATAATTCTTTAATaattgtgaccacttctttaaaatatttagaatacgtACATCACTGACTGAATCTATGTTCCCCATCGTGTTGTTACAGACTGAGGTGGGAGTGGAATATCTGGGcatttctctctgaatattgaaatcctaggATGGGGCTATACGAAAACATTTTATCATAttggaaataaacgaattgacatgAAGAAAGTCGTTcctgattgtttcagaaaccctgtgaagaaCATGAGTTAAACAGGTTACAT
This sequence is a window from Periplaneta americana isolate PAMFEO1 chromosome 2, P.americana_PAMFEO1_priV1, whole genome shotgun sequence. Protein-coding genes within it:
- the LOC138694650 gene encoding uncharacterized protein isoform X1, which produces MKLPSEGCTGWMENRRKVRDRRRYQEKSSRQKKISGEKFETEEDIRNEPRSEGEDKSDPLLEEGRQCNPSLPVEMLNDADRMRGDAIGNTLYSECWVLKILMKLTKVTSEEWSEDMETELCLLWDMTIEPDVVELLVHYNFLGISSQLIREVTVPRLTEILVGIIGNMSCTANVRAEIAQSDVIISALLGLLSIPDVPTLLQLMRLLQACFWDLRKFEEKSSEDLQNVPESKVVTSDSNCSLTKSCDASVVGNEHNVCDNTKGSEHKSTCSENDSVKNQTDNSHCEQSCAMDFEYSVSDSCTLSDSNKSSVRVPTGSHMLNVDEDICDIDLMNNRTKDHTLSLRDEVNKQKNEVGSKWLKELCDMNKWFPNIIFILKSSINEELLRGTLSFLETLCYIPINNHFLAKYISTPEIVEALLETLNQIRQEYKKDGDIRLKTEYEKAVCHWASILSAFTSYPEGKTLIGNYGEALCESICNQLVVDELQLHFDENQAEFVMLTTTIVNSLLQDSGYFYPPIFNCFLSVLTLLREKNGLNEEEDNNTSDFASREILQEVINSLEKYFEDVVQYADAEALSRVLQHCNRRHVAILQSVMEGQNKFSET
- the LOC138694650 gene encoding uncharacterized protein isoform X4, which codes for MLNDADRMRGDAIGNTLYSECWVLKILMKLTKVTSEEWSEDMETELCLLWDMTIEPDVVELLVHYNFLGISSQLIREVTVPRLTEILVGIIGNMSCTANVRAEIAQSDVIISALLGLLSIPDVPTLLQLMRLLQACFWDLRKFEEKSSEDLQNVPESKVVTSDSNCSLTKSCDASVVGNEHNVCDNTKGSEHKSTCSENDSVKNQTDNSHCEQSCAMDFEYSVSDSCTLSDSNKSSVRVPTGSHMLNVDEDICDIDLMNNRTKDHTLSLRDEVNKQKNEVGSKWLKELCDMNKWFPNIIFILKSSINEELLRGTLSFLETLCYIPINNHFLAKYISTPEIVEALLETLNQIRQEYKKDGDIRLKTEYEKAVCHWASILSAFTSYPEGKTLIGNYGEALCESICNQLVVDELQLHFDENQAEFVMLTTTIVNSLLQDSGYFYPPIFNCFLSVLTLLREKNGLNEEEDNNTSDFASREILQEVINSLEKYFEDVVQYADAEALSRVLQHCNRRHVAILQSVMEGQNKFSET
- the LOC138694650 gene encoding uncharacterized protein isoform X3; this encodes MDDAPKRENFHSNGNEPRSEGEDKSDPLLEEGRQCNPSLPVEMLNDADRMRGDAIGNTLYSECWVLKILMKLTKVTSEEWSEDMETELCLLWDMTIEPDVVELLVHYNFLGISSQLIREVTVPRLTEILVGIIGNMSCTANVRAEIAQSDVIISALLGLLSIPDVPTLLQLMRLLQACFWDLRKFEEKSSEDLQNVPESKVVTSDSNCSLTKSCDASVVGNEHNVCDNTKGSEHKSTCSENDSVKNQTDNSHCEQSCAMDFEYSVSDSCTLSDSNKSSVRVPTGSHMLNVDEDICDIDLMNNRTKDHTLSLRDEVNKQKNEVGSKWLKELCDMNKWFPNIIFILKSSINEELLRGTLSFLETLCYIPINNHFLAKYISTPEIVEALLETLNQIRQEYKKDGDIRLKTEYEKAVCHWASILSAFTSYPEGKTLIGNYGEALCESICNQLVVDELQLHFDENQAEFVMLTTTIVNSLLQDSGYFYPPIFNCFLSVLTLLREKNGLNEEEDNNTSDFASREILQEVINSLEKYFEDVVQYADAEALSRVLQHCNRRHVAILQSVMEGQNKFSET
- the LOC138694650 gene encoding uncharacterized protein isoform X2 codes for the protein MDLREVGYDDRDWIHLAQDGMGSLKASKNEPRSEGEDKSDPLLEEGRQCNPSLPVEMLNDADRMRGDAIGNTLYSECWVLKILMKLTKVTSEEWSEDMETELCLLWDMTIEPDVVELLVHYNFLGISSQLIREVTVPRLTEILVGIIGNMSCTANVRAEIAQSDVIISALLGLLSIPDVPTLLQLMRLLQACFWDLRKFEEKSSEDLQNVPESKVVTSDSNCSLTKSCDASVVGNEHNVCDNTKGSEHKSTCSENDSVKNQTDNSHCEQSCAMDFEYSVSDSCTLSDSNKSSVRVPTGSHMLNVDEDICDIDLMNNRTKDHTLSLRDEVNKQKNEVGSKWLKELCDMNKWFPNIIFILKSSINEELLRGTLSFLETLCYIPINNHFLAKYISTPEIVEALLETLNQIRQEYKKDGDIRLKTEYEKAVCHWASILSAFTSYPEGKTLIGNYGEALCESICNQLVVDELQLHFDENQAEFVMLTTTIVNSLLQDSGYFYPPIFNCFLSVLTLLREKNGLNEEEDNNTSDFASREILQEVINSLEKYFEDVVQYADAEALSRVLQHCNRRHVAILQSVMEGQNKFSET